One Amaranthus tricolor cultivar Red isolate AtriRed21 chromosome 10, ASM2621246v1, whole genome shotgun sequence genomic window carries:
- the LOC130824976 gene encoding protein FAR1-RELATED SEQUENCE 5-like: protein MQIQTKILEDRTGRKCRESKAGERKKKILYILNRLINIKLDEIEEFSGSTEHMEYLLNVTFTTTTNLGDANSSSELMVALQDNNDKAGTSLTKHMEPLQTVTFTTTSNLCDNANSSSQLMVAVQDNNDKAGTSLTEHMKPLQTVILTPTSLSEHLYGTPTHNLNRKQFIPHCEKNLIPVLHMTFESLEEGVKFYETYAKACGFDIRSGTKKVYKGVVTSKYYLCNKQGMREQKLGALRRRLVTREDCYAKIVFQRTKEGKYWVFKFIEAHSHILASPISRQHLKGSSSLNSGQKRYIMNNLNLNKGPTSSYRMWKEQVGSYLKVDDTKSLSKAIWADGISRRNYSLFGDSISVDATYGTNKYNQIFVPFTGVDHHKKCVTFAVGLISREDVSSYTWLFESFLRAMNGKQPDSIIIDQDPAIKIALPNVFDKFVHKFCCWHIMKKLTDKVSIELRNDDEFLRRINRLVYNRDNEPHEFEDQWSKMMSDYEHANLRNNDWLNSMYDIREMWVPAYFRDLYMGGLFRTTSRSESENNFFNYFVNKFLTLVELQMRFQSAMDVQRYMMQTLDNKCKLYSAPLKTRIPLEKHASSVYTDVVFKDFQEQILSARDECGFEKNFVRDGKDVYRVVHFNTGTIFEVVYDAQTLYVDCCCKLFKRVGVLCKHVLWVLHAKGVKYIPEPYILKRWSKDASKTPVYDIDGTLLDGNNAMESRKGVLGDVWNEVHRCISLAEDDEDDLVELLHKMKLYSAELLAKKNRGLEKTKRQELEKFLGFEAPKTITIQNPKQSSNKGKRKEKDPKQKDTEDEEEQRMTKQ, encoded by the exons ATGCAGATTCAAACGAAAATTCTTGAAGATAGAACGGGACGAAAATGTCGAGAAAGTAAAgcaggagagagaaaaaaaaagattctttatatattgaaccGATTAATCAATATAAAACTG GATGAAATTGAAGAATTTAGCGGCTCAACAGAACATATGGAATACTTACTAAATGTGACATTTACAACCACTACTAACCTTGGTGATGCAAATTCTTCAAGTGAACTCATG GTTGCATTGcaagataataatgataaggctGGAACATCTTTAACTAAGCATATGGAACCCTTACAAACTGTGACTTTTACAACCACTTCTAACCTTTGTGATAATGCAAATTCTTCAAGTCAACTCATG GTTGCAGTGcaagataataatgataaggctGGAACATCTTTAACTGAGCATATGAAACCCTTGCAAACTGTGATTTTAACACCCACTTCTTTAAGTGAACatttatat GGCACACCTACTCATAACCTTAATCGTAAACAGTTCATCCCTCATTGTGAGAAAAATCTGATACCAGTATTGCATATGACTTTTGAATCATTAGAAGAAGGGGTGAAATTTTATGAAACATATGCTAAGGCTTGTGGTTTTGACATTAGATCAGGGACTAAGAAAGTCTATAAAGGTGTTGTTACATCTAAATACTATTTGTGTAATAAACAAGGGATGAGGGAACAAAAATTAGGTGCATTAAGAAGAAGGCTTGTAACTCGTGAAGATTGTTATGCTAAAATTGTTTTTCAAAGGACCAAAGAGGGTaaatattgggtttttaagtttattgAAGCACATAGCCACATTCTTGCCTCACCTATTTCTAGGCAACATTTAAAAGGGTCATCTAGTTTAAATAGTGGACAAAAAAGATACATTATGAACAATTTGAACTTGAATAAAGGTCCAACAAGTTCATATAGGATGTGGAAAGAACAAGTAGGAAGTTATTTGAAA gtTGATGATACTAAATCTCTATCGAAGGCAATTTGGGCTGATGGTATTAGTAGGAGAAACTATTCATTATTTGGTGATTCGATATCTGTGGATGCTACTTATGGTACTAACaagtataatcaaatttttgttccaTTCACGGGTGTTGACCAtcacaaaaaatgtgttacttttgctGTCGGTCTTATTAGTAGGGAAGATGTATCTTCTTATACTTGGttatttgaatcttttttgAGGGCAATGAATGGAAAACAACCAGATTCCATTATAATAGACCAAGATCCGGCCATAAAAATTGCTCTACCCAATGTTTTTGACAAGTTTGTTCATAAATTCTGTTGTTGGCATATAATGAAGAAACTAACTGATAAAGTTTCTATTGAGTTACGTAATGATGATGAGTTTTTAAGAAGAATTAATAGACTTGTATATAATAGGGATAATGAGCCCCATGAATTTGAAGATCAGTGGTCAAAAATGATGTCGGATTATGAGCATGCTAATTTAAGAAATAATGACTGGTTGAATAGTATGTATGATATTAGAGAAATGTGGGTGCCCGCATATTTTAGAGATCTTTATATGGGTGGTTTGTTTAGAACAACATCTAGGTCGGAAAGTGAGaacaattttttcaattactttGTGAACAAATTTCTTACATTAGTTGAACTCCAAATGAGGTTTCAAAGTGCAATGGATGTTCAACGTTATATGATGCAAACACTAGATAATAAATGCAAGTTATATTCTGCACCTTTGAAGACTCGTATCCCTCTTGAAAAACATGCTTCTAGTGTCTACACAGATgttgtttttaaggattttcaaGAACAAATTCTTAGCGCACGCGATGAGTGTGGTTTTGAAAAGAATTTCGTTAGAGATGGCAAGGATGTGTATCGTGTGGTACATTTCAACACTGGGACAATTTTTGAAGTTGTGTATGATGCACAAACATTGtatgttgattgttgttgtAAGTTATTCAAAAGAGTAGGAGTCTTATGTAAGCATGTATTATGGGTTTTGCATGCAAAAGGCGTTAAATATATACCAGAACCTTACATATTGAAAAGGTGGTCAAAAGATGCTAGTAAAACACCTGTCTATGATATTGATGGCACATTATTGGATGGTAATAATGCTATGGAATCTAGAAAAGGGGTTTTAGGAGATGTTTGGAATGAGGTACATCGATGCATTAGTTTGGCagaagatgatgaggatgatttgGTTGAACTTTTGCACAAAATGAAGTTGTATTCAGCTGAACTTTTAGCAAAAAAGAATCGTGGGCTTGAGAAGACAAAACGTCAAGAGTTAGAAAAGTTTTTGGGTTTTGAAGCTCCTAAAACAATTACAATTCAAAACCCTAAACAATCTTCAAACAAAGGCAAGAGGAAAGAAAAAGATCCAAAACAAAAGGAtactgaagatgaagaagagcaaaggATGACCAAGCAATGA
- the LOC130824977 gene encoding uncharacterized protein LOC130824977, whose amino-acid sequence MVVTRNSAQVEEPIIADPQGMPSTRGKRIKIVASKKKSVQVAAIVEENHEEEQPFPKAKKSVASKKKQVQVVVAAGMEEEPRLAITKRESVQIVSSTTIPKKKREGQLHMLSSPSQMVSLCDKLNDNQRTAVKEIGFEGLLLLRIKMSYHGMAKYFINQYDVSTSVFIVNQNCKYTITEYDVCDIFGLPLTVNDVIKQTNSNEDISEYDLFEESQQKLDCVGTKDISAEQLLSKMLLDLTDGGDDFKRFFVMYAFITFLAPNSHRTVDHSLLKPLVDVKEIKNLNWCGLVFDRFRNGLERCQTKNLKNIPSCLAILEICFYHRVSSLGIFPSSRLPLIQHWTYETLKKRAQLELKARSFGLGDFDGDTYLVSKKLRKKTHDDEVELEENGMYLKISIPDGLLASSDQKIHDAAGDELMAEVSKMKRNMEIVTQHHISRLLKLKEKGNQAQDVGQSSNSPTLSQWYSDPKVMEEIDEIMNRIRVVKRRTADIDLPSFDLGISDLEKTPSPAPKLIAKKRGKKKI is encoded by the exons ATGGTAGTTACTCGAAATTCTGCACAAGTTGAAGAACCAATAATAGCAGATCCTCAAGGTATGCCAAGTACACGagggaaaagaataaaaattgttGCCTCAAAAAAGAAAAG TGTTCAAGTAGCTGCAATAGTAGAAGAAAATCATGAAGAGGAACAACCTTTCCCGAAAGCAAAAAAATCTGTTGCTTCCAAAAAGAAACA AGTTCAAGTAGTTGTTGCTGCGGGAATGGAAGAAGAACCTCGATTAGCAATAACTAAACGAGAAAGTGTACAAATCGTTTCTTCTACAACAATTCCAAAAAAGAA GAGAGAAGGTCAACTTCATATGCTCTCATCTCCTTCTCAAATGGTTTCTTTGTGTGATAAATTGAATGATAATCAAAGGACTGCTGTGAAAGAAATTGGTTTTGAAGGATTGCTTTTGTTGAGAATTAAGATGTCTTATCATGGTATGGCTAAGTACTTTATCAACCAATACGATGTCAGTACTTCAGTTTTCATAGTCAATCAAAACTGCAAGTACACTATAACTGAGTATGATGTCTGCGATATTTTTGGCTTGCCGTTAACTGTTAATGATGTTATCAAACAAACTAATTCAAATGAAGATATTTCTGAGTATGATTTATTTGAGGAGTCGCAACAAAAACTTGATTGTGTTGGGACTAAGGATATATCTGCTGAACAACTACTTTCCAAAATGTTGTTGGACTTAACTGATGGAGGCGAtgattttaaaaggttttttgtaatgtatgcttTTATCACATTTTTGGCTCCCAATTCACACCGAACTGTTGATCATAGTTTGCTTAAACCATTAGTTGATGTTAAGGAGATAAAAAATCTTAACTGGTGTGGTTTAGTGTTTGATAGGTTTAGAAATGGCTTGGAGAGAtgccaaacaaaaaatttgaaaaacattccttcatgtctagccATATTAGAAATTTGCTTTTACCATCGAGTTAGCTCTCTAGGTATTTTTCCATCATCAAGGTTGCCCTTAATCCAACATTGGACTTATGAGACTTTGAAAAAAAGGGCACAACTTGAGTTGAAGGCTAGATCCTTTGGACTGGGTGATTTCGATGGAGACACATACCTAGTTtcaaagaaattaagaaaaaaaacgcATGATGATGAGGTGGAGCTAGAAGAAAATGGGATGTATCTCAAGATCTCTATTCCCGATGGCTTGTTGGCATCTTCTGATCAAAAAATTCATGATGCAGCTGGTGAT gAGCTTATGGCGGAAGTTAGCAAGATGAAGAGGAACATGGAAATTGTTACTCAACATCATATATCAAGACTGTTGAAGTTAAAGGAAAAAGGCAATCAAGCACAAGATGTCGGACAATCATCAAACTCTCCAACACTATCGCAATGGTATTCAGACCCAAAAGTGATGGAGGAGATTGATGAGATTATGAACAGGataagagttgttaaaagacgAACAGCTGACATCGACTTACCAAGCTTTGATTTGGGAATATCAGATCTCGAGAAAACACCTTCACCAGCACCGAAATTGATTGCCAAGAAGAGAGGAAAGAAGAAAATTTGa
- the LOC130824975 gene encoding protein FAR1-RELATED SEQUENCE 9-like, with the protein MSYESAMDAQRYKQDKLNAESLHTNPQYKTPLPIEKHAGEVYTRKKIFLFQNEVYKSCFKTYIQNIGRIESVESITVLDSTVSKMYKVKFILGSLIDELKVDCDCKLFKRIGILCSHAICVMSARQITQIPKQYVLDRWTKLALKKPIFDLHGNLIEESKKCNNVGKLLGEVWCEIFNCVGLAQRSESDLQSLLQNLKDISRKFEESDDVRVDITKEQQIELKIDAEEQIDEEIILR; encoded by the exons atgaGTTATGAAAGTGCAATGGATGCACAGAGGTACAAACAAGATAAGCTCAATGCTGAATCACTTCACACAAACCCACAATATAAAACACCATTGCCGATTGAAAAACATGCCGGTGAAGTCTatactagaaaaaaaatttttctttttcaaaatgaagtTTATAAGTCTTGTTTCAAAACTTATATTCAAAATATTGGAAGGATTGAAAGTGTGGAAAGTATAACTGTTTTGGACTCAACGGTAAGTAAGATGTACAAGGTGAAATTTATACTGGGAAGTTTGATTGACGAGTTGAAGGTAGATTGTGATTGCAAGTTATTTAAACGGATAGGAATATTATGTTCCCATGCGATTTGTGTTATGAGTGCAAGACAAATAACACaaataccaaagcaatatgttttaGATCGTTGGACGAAGCTAGCATTAAAGAAGCCTATTTTTGATTTGCATGGGAATCTGATTGAAGAGAGCAAAAAGTGTAACAACGTGGGGAAGTTGTTGGGGGAAGTTTGGTGTGAAATATTCAATTGTGTAGGTTTAGCTCAACGGAGTGAGAGTGATTTACAATCACTTTTACAAAACCTAAAAGATATTAGTAGAAAATTTGAGGAAAGTGATGATGTGAGGGTGGACATTACTAAAGAGCAACAAATCGAATT AAAAATTGATGCTGAAGAACagatagatgaagagattaTATTAAGATGA
- the LOC130824974 gene encoding protein FAR1-RELATED SEQUENCE 5-like, protein MGTVFWSSCAGSPKSAFRFATHDTIMFIWPETTVKQLDSKDSNSKIYYTSYPKWFNTVDSSLEGIIKPKPKKSADVVARYKRSTKTIGCKARLILKYDIAKRTYHVLKFEEAHNHCLVSPTSRQFLLGNRKMTFLHKNFIYKNARVNIGPVKSFRLFKENVGGYENVGVTMQDFKNFHRDLKTYIKGDDGKMLIENFIRKRDIYTGFYFDYALDEEDHISRLFWADAISRKNYCLFGEMVTFNCNYNTNKYSMVLAPFTSVDHHKSCITFGMGLLAKEDSESFEWLFRTSFTLYGGLYANIFDN, encoded by the exons ATGGGAACAGTTTTCTGGTccagttgtgctggca gtcccaaatctgcttttcGTTTTGCAACCCAtgatacgattatgttcatttggcctgagaccacagtgaagcagctTGATAGCAA GGACTCAAACTCCAAGATCTATTACACAAGTTACCCCAAATGGTTCAACACTGTGGATTCCTCATT GGAGGGTATCATAAAACCTAAACCTAAGAAAAGTGCAGATGTTGTTGCACGTTATAAGAGATCAACCAAAACAATTGGTTGTAAAGCTagattgattttgaaatatgaCATAGCGAAGAGAACATACCATGTTTTAAAATTCGAAGAGGCGCACAATCATTGTCTAGTTAGCCCTACATCGCGTCAATTTTTATTGGGTAATAGGAAAATGacttttttgcacaaaaatttcatatataAGAATGCACGTGTTAATATAGGACCGGTTAAATCCTTTAGATTGTTTAAGGAAAATGTCGGGGGTTATGAGAATGTGGGAGTGACAATgcaagattttaagaatttccaTAGGGATTtgaaaacatatattaaaggaGATGATGGGAAGATGTTGATCGAGAATTTTATCAGAAAAAGAGATATTTACACggggttttattttgattatgctttagATGAGGAGGACCACATTTCACGTTTattttgggccgatgcgataagtagaaagaattattgtttatttggagAAATGGTTACTTTTAATTGTAATTATAACACCAATAAGTATAGCATGGTTTTAGCCCCTTTTACTAGTGTAGATCATCATAAGTCTTGTATTACATTTGGTATGGGTTTATTAGCTAAGGAAGATAGTGAATCTTTTGAGTGGTTATTTAGAACTTCTTTTACATTGTATGGGGGATTGTATGCCAACATATTTGATAACTGA